In Sulfurihydrogenibium subterraneum DSM 15120, a single window of DNA contains:
- a CDS encoding deoxyguanosinetriphosphate triphosphohydrolase, producing MNIRQSLEEFEIRYLHPSAAKSLYASRDVEEPECSVRTKFQRDRDRILHSKSFRRLKHKTQVFLSPEGDHYRTRLTHTLEVSQISRTIARALRLNEDLVEAICYGHDLGHTPFGHAGEFILKESGSYHHAKHSLRVVEKLENEGRGLNLTKETRDGILKHSKGKSPLITEGNMPKTLEGQIVRIADKIAYINHDLEDAIRAGLVKESDIPEDVVKILGDTKSKRISTLVISIINSTIENDYKYIVMDEKIYDAMYKLRDFLYEKVYFADPVKKELDKAKGILKALFEYYEKHYYEIPFYEKYLNLWGSYEPKQAAVDYIAGMTDRYAIKTFEKIFIPKSWHVV from the coding sequence AAAGTCTTTACGCAAGCAGAGATGTAGAAGAACCAGAATGTAGTGTAAGAACAAAATTCCAACGGGATAGAGACAGAATCCTCCACTCTAAATCTTTCAGAAGACTAAAACATAAAACCCAGGTCTTTCTATCTCCAGAAGGAGACCATTACAGAACAAGACTAACCCATACATTAGAAGTATCTCAAATATCAAGAACTATAGCAAGAGCTCTAAGACTCAACGAAGATTTAGTAGAAGCTATATGCTACGGACACGATTTAGGGCACACACCTTTTGGACACGCAGGAGAGTTTATACTAAAAGAAAGTGGAAGCTATCACCACGCAAAACACAGTTTAAGGGTTGTGGAAAAGTTAGAAAATGAAGGAAGAGGTTTAAACCTTACAAAAGAAACGAGAGATGGAATACTAAAACACAGTAAAGGAAAATCACCTTTAATAACAGAAGGAAACATGCCAAAAACCTTGGAAGGGCAGATAGTAAGAATAGCAGATAAGATAGCTTACATAAATCACGATTTAGAAGATGCCATAAGAGCTGGATTGGTAAAAGAGTCTGATATTCCTGAAGATGTAGTAAAAATCTTAGGCGATACAAAATCTAAAAGAATATCAACCCTTGTTATAAGCATTATAAACTCTACCATAGAAAACGATTACAAATACATAGTTATGGATGAAAAGATTTACGATGCTATGTATAAACTGAGAGACTTTTTATACGAAAAAGTTTACTTTGCAGACCCTGTAAAAAAAGAGCTTGACAAAGCAAAAGGAATACTAAAAGCTCTCTTTGAATACTACGAAAAACATTACTACGAAATTCCATTCTATGAAAAGTACTTAAATTTATGGGGTAGCTACGAGCCAAAACAAGCAGCTGTTGATTATATAGCAGGAATGACAGATAGGTATGCAATAAAGACTTTTGAAAAAATATTTATTCCAAAAAGCTGGCATGTGGTTTAA